Sequence from the Enhydrobacter sp. genome:
AGCCGGCCTGCTGCGCGTCGGACTTGTGTCGGGGATGACAGAAACCATTGCCGGTCTCGAAAGGATCGCGCTGGGGCTCCCGTTGGCTTCGTCGGACCCGGCCAGTCAGGCCTGAAGCTTATACTCCTTGAATGCGATCCGGCCCGGCCCCCGGAACTCAGGCTGCAAGCCGATCATGAATGGCGTCTTGCTGCGCACCAGCTTCAGTTTGTTGCGCAACTGGGCGTCGCGGACTTCTCTTGCGAGGGTTCGGTCTGCGCGCGCGCGCGCCTGCGCCAGATCTCCCTGAATGGCTTCTACTGTTCCGAGCACGAAGGGGACTCTATCGTTCCGTTCGTGACTGCTTCGAAGGTGCCTGAGCCCGGGAAGGGCAGCTTTGGCGTTCGCCACATCCTCGAGAAACACCGCGAGCAACGCCCGTGCGTTCGACTCCCGGCTTTCTGCCTGGGCGAAGGCGGCCTCGGCGTTTCTGACGGCCTTTCGCTTCTGGTCTACCCGACCTTCCAGCCGTTCCTTTTCAGCTCCAGTAGCTCCGGTTTTTCCGTGAATGGCTTCCTGCAACGCCGTCTTGGCGACCTGCAGCGCAAGGCTCTTTTCCTTCATGCGGCTGCTCAACTCTGCGATCTGCTCTCCCATCTTCAACTTGACGGCGTCGGCACCACCGATGAGCCCCTCCGCTGCGGACAGACTTTGCTCCGTCTGCCTCACCTCCTGCCACAACGCGCCGTCCTCAGGTTTCCATTTGTTGAGCATGAACCAAAGCCGGCCCCGCGGCAGTCGCTCTTCCTCACCCTCACCGTTCGCGTCCAACGCTTCGAGAATGTTGAACAAGCGCGCCGCCGCCCACCTTGAGCCGGCCACGAAGTCGTCCATCGTCAGCAGGCCCGGTTCCGGCCCGGCCAGAACAGCGCCTGCCGGAAGGCGGCCAGCTGCCACCTCCGCGCACAGTTTGTACACCGCGTAGTAATGAACGCTGCGAAAAGGTACCGAGAGACGGTCATTCAGGCGGATGGTGAGGGCTTGGTCGTCGAATAGCAGCGAAACCCCCGCCTCCGCCGCGTTGACCTCGGCGATCATCCGCCCGATGTCTAGCGGCCGCTTCAGGTCCAGCCACGCGGTATTTTTCAGGTGTGGCCGGAACTGGGGGAACGGCACGGCGCCTAGTGTAATGCTGGCTCTTTCCGTGCCGATCTCGTCGCCGTACTTGGGACGCAGGGCGGCTGCAGTCACCTGCACCTTCATCGGCTTGCTGGGCTTGAAGTAAAAATCGGCGCAGCCCTCGAACGGCTCGTTGACCAGCACGTGCATCAGCCGGTCGTGTGGCCAGCCGAACAGCGACATCGCGCAGCCCAGCCAGAAGCTCATGGTCTTGCGGCCGCCGGCGAGCGAGGCGAAGACACGTCGGTCGTCGTGGGCGGTGTGCTGGCGCACCAGTTCGCCGATCAGGTTGGCCATGCGCGCGGCGTCCGCCTCGCTGGCGATATCGGCGAGCGGCTCGCCCTTGTCGGTCTTGATCACGTGCACATGCTCTGGACGCAGCAGCAAAGCATCGATCTTCGCCGTCTTGCCATCGCCCGGATAGTCAGCCGCGAGGCGCGCGAACGGGCCACCGTCGCCGCCCAGGCGCGAAAGCACCTGATCCTTGCCGATCGACGTCGTGACGATGTGCAATTCATCGACCGCGGTATCCTCATCGGCCAGCGCCTGCAGCGTCTCGGTGATCACCGCAGGCGACGTGCCGGCGACGCAGATCAGGATCGTGCGCATCGCCATGTCCTCCTAGCTAGCTATGCCGCCATCGGCTCGATCCGGAAGCGACCATAGCCCTGGGTCGCGCGGCCGCCGTGCACCGCTTCGCCGATCAGCAGCAGCGGCCACAGGCGCCGCCAGTCGCCGCCGATCCGCAGGGCGCCAGACAGCACGGGAATCGCGTAGCCGCCCGCCGGCGCAGTCTCGCTGTGCCGGAAATGCGCCGGGCCTTGCAGCAGCCGCGCACCGTCGAGCTGCACGCGGCCGAGCCGATCCGCCAGCCAGGGCTCGGCGTCGCTCACTCCGAGCCCCAGCCAGCGCGCCATGCCGATCACCCGCTCGAACATGCCGCGCAGCAGCGCCACGCCGTCGACGCCGCCGCCATTGCCGCTGCGCGGCGCGGGCGGCGTGAGGTAGCGCAGCGCTACCGCCTCGCCCTCCGGCGCCGGCCGCGCCAGGGCCTCGCAGCGCACGAACTCGCGATGGTCGACATCGACTGCCGCAACGGCGCCCTCGGCGCCGGCCGCCAGACCGCCGCGCAGACCGCGCACCAGCGCATCCGCCACCTCCGCGGCGCAGGCCTCCGCGGCGATCCCGAATAGCGTCAGCGTCACCACGAGGTGACGGCCGCCGACGTCGGCAGCCAGGCTGTACGGCGGCGGCGCGCCGGCCTTGAGGCCGGCCAGCGGCCGCTGCCGGAAAAGGAGATCGAGCGCACAGGGCGGAGTCCAGGTGCAGGGGAGGCGCTGTCGCGCCGCCGACGATGCTCCTTCGAGCAGTGCCTGACCGAGCGCGCCGCGCACCCGATTGAGCAGCACGACGCCGTCCGGCAATCCTTCCGGGCGCGGCCCCGCGACCTTGATCTCGACCTGCCGCCACGCCGCCGGCAGCCGGTCGAACGGCAGGCGACGCGGCGGATCGGCGAGCCAGGCGAGCAGTTCGGTCTGGCTGTCTGCGGCGGCCGGTGAAAGTGTCAAAGCACGGTCGGCCATGCCCGGCTATCTGATCGGTTCGACGATTTCGAACAGGCCTCGATCGACCGCCGTGCCGGCGCCCGCGCCGAGCGTGGAGAGGGCCTCCTTGAGCCATTCGCAGGCCAGAGCCGCAAGACGCTTGCCCTCGTCGTTGCGCTTCAGCGGCACGACGGCAAACTGAAACAGGGAACCTTTGGCAACGGCGAGCCATTGCAGCGGCCTGGGATCGTACCAGTCGGCCGGCCGCTGGCCCTCCTGGTAGTATTCGCCGAGATGCGGCGTCGTGCCGTCGATGCAAAGCTCGGGCGCCGTCGAGGGCAGCGCCGGCAGGAATGCCACCGCCCCGGCTCTCTCCTCGCCACCGAGCAGCGGCACCGGATCCTGTTCCAGCCAGCGCTTCGCCCACTCGCGCACGATCCCCTTCTGGCCCGCGCCGCGCAGCACCGGCACGCCAAGCGTGTAGTGCCAGTCGAAACCGTTCTCCACCGGATGGGCGCGCCCCAGTCCGCTGGCAAACTTGGTGGCCGTGCACGCCTCGAACCATTGGCCGCCGAGGTTGCCGGCCAGTTCGCGCTGGCGGATGGCATGTTCGCTCAACTGGTCGGCGAGATGGGTCGACCGCGAGGTCTGCACAGCCTGTTTCACCCATTCGAGGCGCGCCGTCTTTTCGGCATCGCTCCTGGGCGCATTGAAATCGAGCAGCCGCGAGAAGGCGGGCCAGCGGTGATAGTACTTATCGTACCATAACCCCAGATTGCCCTGTCCCGGTGTCGCCCAGAGGGACTCCGGCCGGAACTGCGGCAGAGGTGCGTTCGGGGTCATCGGCCTGCCTCACCGGCTGGCGCCGGCCCTGTCGCCCGGCCGGACAGAAACACTTCGGCCAGACGCTTCAGCACCGCGAGGTAGGCGTCGGCCTCGGCGGTCGCGTGCCGATACTGCGCATTGCTGCCACCGATCACGGCCGCGAGCAGCTGCGGCGGGGCGGCGACCGCCCCCTTGTAGCTGCGTTGCATCAGCCAGTGTTCGAGGTGGTGGTAGAGTCTGGCGAAGCCGTCCGTGGGCCTCGAACTGCGGTTGAGCAGCGTCGCCAACGCCTGGCCGAGACCGATGGCGCGTATCTCTGCCGGCAGCGCCCGCACCGCGCTGAGATACTCGCGTGCGGCCGCAGCCGGCAGCTTCTCGATATCGGCCACGCGCGTGCGGGCGTGTTTGGCACGCTCGATGAAATCGCTCTGCATGGTCACCCCACCTGCCAGATGTTGATGCGGCAGACGCCTTCGCCGGTGGTTTCGTTGCCGCCAATCTGCAGGAACTTCCGCTTGCCGAGCTCACGGGCATACGAGTCGAGGTCGGCATCGCGGCCGGCGCGCGGCGTGTTGATCGCGTAGAGCAGCGTGTCGGACGGCAGGTACTCCTCGTACCAGAGGTTCCTGCTCTCCTTGGTGTCGGGATCGAGATGGTTGTGCGGCTGTACCGGCAGGCCGTACTGGCAGAACCACGCGAAGTCGTCGTCGTTCATGATCGCGATCTGCTGTCCCAGCCGCGCGCCGACCTTGTCGTAGGGCGCATCGTTGGGCAGCAGCTTCCCCACCGCATCCACTACCTCCTTGCCGTTTGCCAGCGGCTTCGCGGCAAACTGGAACTCCTCGATGTGCACCGTGCCCCCGGCGCCGCCGGCGACCTGCAATTCATTCTGGGAAGGGCGCGGAATGGTCTTGAAGAGCGCCGCGCCCCCGGCCCGATGAACGTCGCGATCGAAACGCTCGAGCAGCGTCGGGGTCGTCACCCATTTGTAGGTGCTCTCCGAGCACCGCATCGGCAGCAGCAGCAGGCGGATGTCGCCGAATGCCACGCTGCCCGACTGGCTGCCCTGGCCCTGCTCGATCCGGCCGAACAGAGGCACCAGCTGATGATCGGGCTTGCCCTCCGTCAACTCGCTGCGCACCGCGCCCTTGTGCGACGTCGCTGGCACGACCGGAAAGCCGGTGCCGCCCTCGCGCTGCACCGGCTGGTCGATGGTCCCGAGCCCCTGTCCGGCGCCGGGATGCAAATCGGTCTCGGCGAAAAACCCAACGATGATCGCTTTTGCCATCGGACCCCCTTGCCTGCTTTTCCTCAGCTCCACGTGCCGATCAGCACGCGGCCCATGCCCCACTCGCGGCACGCGCCGATCGCCGTGCCGTGCGCCGCCAGCACTTTCTGTCCGTCGGCGGCCGGCGCCTCGAGAAACCACGTCGCACCGGCCGGCAGCGTCGCCCGGCTGACGCGCGGGCCCACTTCGCCGCCGCCGCCCGTCCAGCCCGACACCGACGTGCCGCGGTCGACGCAGGCGGTGCAGATCTCCCCCGGCAGGCCGGCGAGATTCTGTCCTGCCTGCGGCCAGGGCGCCTCCAGTTCAGCCGGACTGGCCAGCGTCACCGTATAGCGAAGGCGGCCGCGAGCGGCGTCGCGTGCAAGATTGCGCGGCGCCGAAACTTTGCTGCGTGGCGGATCGCGCATCTCGATCCAGGCCATGCGGCCTTCGCCGCCGAACGGGATGGACTTCGGCAGGCCGGTCTTCACCGCCGCCGGCACGGCCGGAGTCGTCACGGCGATGGCAAATCCCCCTTGCGGCCGCACGTACGACACCCTGTACAGCATGCCGGTCGCCGCGCTGCCGGCCGCGCTGTCGCGCGCGATGCCAGTGCGCGCCTCGCTGGCCGTCACGTCCTTCAGGGCCACGATGCTGTTGCGCGTGACCTCGGGAGCTTCGCCCCTCAGGAACCGCTCGATCCCAGCTACCGTCAGCCAGTACTTGCCGGCGAGCGGCTTGAAATCGCGATGCTTGCGGTCGAGCTCGGGCAGCCGCATGGGGCCGAGGTCGGTCCGGCGCGCCGTCGCGCCGGGCGCGAGCCGCGCCAG
This genomic interval carries:
- the cmr4 gene encoding type III-B CRISPR module RAMP protein Cmr4, which codes for MAKAIIVGFFAETDLHPGAGQGLGTIDQPVQREGGTGFPVVPATSHKGAVRSELTEGKPDHQLVPLFGRIEQGQGSQSGSVAFGDIRLLLLPMRCSESTYKWVTTPTLLERFDRDVHRAGGAALFKTIPRPSQNELQVAGGAGGTVHIEEFQFAAKPLANGKEVVDAVGKLLPNDAPYDKVGARLGQQIAIMNDDDFAWFCQYGLPVQPHNHLDPDTKESRNLWYEEYLPSDTLLYAINTPRAGRDADLDSYARELGKRKFLQIGGNETTGEGVCRINIWQVG
- a CDS encoding TIGR02584 family CRISPR-associated protein — protein: MRTILICVAGTSPAVITETLQALADEDTAVDELHIVTTSIGKDQVLSRLGGDGGPFARLAADYPGDGKTAKIDALLLRPEHVHVIKTDKGEPLADIASEADAARMANLIGELVRQHTAHDDRRVFASLAGGRKTMSFWLGCAMSLFGWPHDRLMHVLVNEPFEGCADFYFKPSKPMKVQVTAAALRPKYGDEIGTERASITLGAVPFPQFRPHLKNTAWLDLKRPLDIGRMIAEVNAAEAGVSLLFDDQALTIRLNDRLSVPFRSVHYYAVYKLCAEVAAGRLPAGAVLAGPEPGLLTMDDFVAGSRWAAARLFNILEALDANGEGEEERLPRGRLWFMLNKWKPEDGALWQEVRQTEQSLSAAEGLIGGADAVKLKMGEQIAELSSRMKEKSLALQVAKTALQEAIHGKTGATGAEKERLEGRVDQKRKAVRNAEAAFAQAESRESNARALLAVFLEDVANAKAALPGLRHLRSSHERNDRVPFVLGTVEAIQGDLAQARARADRTLAREVRDAQLRNKLKLVRSKTPFMIGLQPEFRGPGRIAFKEYKLQA
- the cmr5 gene encoding type III-B CRISPR module-associated protein Cmr5 — translated: MQSDFIERAKHARTRVADIEKLPAAAAREYLSAVRALPAEIRAIGLGQALATLLNRSSRPTDGFARLYHHLEHWLMQRSYKGAVAAPPQLLAAVIGGSNAQYRHATAEADAYLAVLKRLAEVFLSGRATGPAPAGEAGR
- the cmr6 gene encoding type III-B CRISPR module RAMP protein Cmr6; translated protein: MTPNAPLPQFRPESLWATPGQGNLGLWYDKYYHRWPAFSRLLDFNAPRSDAEKTARLEWVKQAVQTSRSTHLADQLSEHAIRQRELAGNLGGQWFEACTATKFASGLGRAHPVENGFDWHYTLGVPVLRGAGQKGIVREWAKRWLEQDPVPLLGGEERAGAVAFLPALPSTAPELCIDGTTPHLGEYYQEGQRPADWYDPRPLQWLAVAKGSLFQFAVVPLKRNDEGKRLAALACEWLKEALSTLGAGAGTAVDRGLFEIVEPIR